In Rhodococcus qingshengii JCM 15477, the sequence CGTGATCCTCGTGGTTCGCCCCCAGGGCATCCTCGGATCCAGACAAAGGATCGGGTGACGAACATGGACATCATGGGAGCTTTCCAGGTTTCCTTCGCCCAGCTGATCGGGCCGTCGGCAATCTTCTACGCACTGTTGGCAATCGGGTTGAACCTGCACTTCGGCTACGCCGGACTGCTCAATTTCGGTCAGATCGGTTTTGCCCTTCTCGGCGGCTACGGCGTCGGCATCATGACCGTGACCTACGACCAGCCGCTCTGGCTCGGCATCCTCGTCGGACTCACCGCAGCCGGGCTCCTCGCGCTCGTGCTCGGTATCCCGACGCTGCGTCTGCGCGCCGACTATCTCGCCATCGTGACCATCGCCGCTTCGGAGATCTTGCGTCTGATCTTCCGCTCGACCGCGTCGGATTCGGTGACCGGTTCCACTAATGGCCTGTTCGGTTTCGCAGACCCGTTCACCGCACTGAGCCCCTTCGACTCGGCCAAGCAGTACTCATTTCTCGGCGTGAAGTTCTACGGAGACGACCTCTGGTCGATGGTCGTGGGGTGGACGCTGGTCTTGATCTTGTGCGGATTTGTCTACCTGTTGACGCATAGTCCGTGGGGGCGCGTCCTCAAGGCGGTTCGCGAAGACGAGGACGCAGCGCGATCGTTGGGCAAGAACGTGTTCGTGTACAAGATGCAGGCGCTGGTTCTCGGCGGCGTGATCGGTGGTCTGGCCGGGGTGTTCAACGCTTTGCAGACCAAGTCCATCAACCCGGACTTCTACTCGACCGCGCAGACGTTCTTCGCGTTCGGCGCACTGATTCTGGGCGGGGCGGCAACGGTATTCGGCCCGGTGGTCGGCGCAATGTTGTTCTGGTTCCTCCTCGCCATCCCTGATGCCTTGCTGCGTCAGGCGATCTCCGGCGAGAATCCGCTGCTCTCGCTGACCGAACAACAGGTCGGGGCCACCAGGTACGTCCTGCTCGGATTGATGATTGCTCTCCTGATGGTCTTCAGACCGCAGGGAATACTGGGTAACAAGCGGGAG encodes:
- a CDS encoding branched-chain amino acid ABC transporter permease produces the protein MDIMGAFQVSFAQLIGPSAIFYALLAIGLNLHFGYAGLLNFGQIGFALLGGYGVGIMTVTYDQPLWLGILVGLTAAGLLALVLGIPTLRLRADYLAIVTIAASEILRLIFRSTASDSVTGSTNGLFGFADPFTALSPFDSAKQYSFLGVKFYGDDLWSMVVGWTLVLILCGFVYLLTHSPWGRVLKAVREDEDAARSLGKNVFVYKMQALVLGGVIGGLAGVFNALQTKSINPDFYSTAQTFFAFGALILGGAATVFGPVVGAMLFWFLLAIPDALLRQAISGENPLLSLTEQQVGATRYVLLGLMIALLMVFRPQGILGNKREVQLNA